The following coding sequences are from one Homalodisca vitripennis isolate AUS2020 chromosome 7, UT_GWSS_2.1, whole genome shotgun sequence window:
- the LOC124365735 gene encoding uncharacterized protein LOC124365735 — MEAGESGVGEKRKRTESNGGSSDSDLSDGWNFVDQLDINNPDVPSSDGESVEVIEAEDEIPERGIEPDGEPDAPEAASQLVSKPETPVVQVSQEEVGAAGTSGTEHSAPTRVVEAGREEMFDSSFRWFLFFATSAVLVSNLAYMATDNALDWKMEMNVETPAFLRDLPITQKLQDSLPPSMTWADKYDVTVDTLDELYANEEQADKGMARTSDNPLDDIIQFNENSKGVWKKQSLKIDNHQVRKYFEVLNEITGSAEMHNKFAQALLILDALHVGLKDLEDVVTENSELHRVLRKQKDTLFNALNEVELGVSRSMEKLATNVLNKVKKLERRFENQWCKLEKTGYKEELKGLFYECQENEEKAFEKDPKNTNDVEKRKDKPIFNEKNNKNSNEKDSKHFNERKDGQKQTVVEGYQYEVDKDSTGKVYSKQTGEGRKNGDYYKLLKSEKNIDVKQLNKQKHKRFNSADIQYIYGDSSDGNEGEFYREKNKHFNSGKGEYFSEMNQKNEKTKTESIKYGDKPSSKFSHRMKDGNPTSDKFRNEAPESKSESLPDKATFEFVTRFLKESCKNGLVSDYQSLKNKLNEKVNIPSELFSKMHDKYCKNVDNSLKQNKPTTDNFQRDVPQAKRETFTVDKSAVDIVTKYLKDNCGKSQSSNNKMAPDTYHTLKDVVNEKVKIPPETFDKMYERYCKFSDKGFKWDRNFKNDQVKGDFAGKDKERHSKRATPVIKDRKKYAESVVEITIIDESEKKDKREPNDAGKDKVILPTNKPRQWTFAYKSTSITNKTNKNGDWFIKSGESRSKTRWSHHRSDWLFDRASYRRSNPHPPNWFAGRRKNWFFRRAWARQQCRENPYDSWCERPEEETVTVPKKTSSNLS, encoded by the exons CTGGTATCCAAACCTGAGACTCCAGTGGTGCAAGTCAGCCAGGAGGAGGTGGGGGCAGCCGGTACCAGTGGGACTGAGCACTCAGCCCCCACCAGAGTTGTAGAGGCCGGACGGGAAGAGATGTTCGATTCCTCTTTCCGTTGGTTCCTATTCTTTGCCACTTCTGCAGTACTTGTCTCCAATCTGGCCTACATGGCCACCGATA ATGCTCTTGACTGGAAAATGGAAATGAATGTTGAAACTCCAGCTTTTCTTAGAG ATTTGCCGATTACTCAAAAGCTTCAGGATAGTCTTCCGCCTTCAATGACGTGGGCAGATAAGTATGATGTGACTGTAGACACCTTAGATGAGTTGTATGCCAATGAGGAGCAGGCCGATAAGGGAATGGCGAGAACATCTGATAACCCGTTGGATGATATAATTCAGTTTAATGAAAATTCCAAAGGGGTGTGGAAAAAGCAATCATTAAAAATTGACAATCATCAagtcagaaaatattttgaagttttaaatgaaattacagGCTCTGCTGAGATGCACAATAAATTTGCTCAAGCGTTGTTAATTTTGGATGCACTTCATGTCGGCTTGAAAGATCTGGAAGATGTTGTTACTGAAAATTCAGAACTACACAGAGTTTTGAGAAAACAGAAGGATACTTTGTTCAATGCTCTCAATGAAGTAGAATTGGGGGTTTCAAGATCTATGGAGAAGTTGGCCACCAATGTTCTAAATAAGGTGAAAAAACTGGAGAGGAGATTCGAAAACCAATGGTGTAAACTAGAGAAGACTGGTTACAAAGAGGAATTGAAAGGATTATTTTATGAGTGTCAAGAAAATGAAGAGAAGGCGTTTGAAAAAGATCCAAAAAATACCAATGACGTGGAAAAAAGAAAAGATAAACCTatctttaatgaaaaaaacaataaaaattctaaTGAAAAGGACAGCAAACATTTTAATGAGAGGAAGGATGGACAAAAGCAAACAGTTGTTGAAGGTTATCAGTATGAAGTAGACAAGGACAGCACTGGAAAGGTTTATAGCAAACAAACCGGTGAAGGCAGAAAAAATGGTGACTACTATAAATTGTTGAAAAGTGAGAAGAACATTGAtgtcaaacaattaaataaacagaaacaTAAAAGATTTAACAGTGCggatattcaatatatttatggtGATTCAAGTGATGGAAATGAAGGTGAATTTTACAgggaaaaaaacaaacatttcaatagTGGTAAAGGAGAGTATTTCAGCGAAATGAATCAGaagaatgaaaaaacaaaaacagagtCGATCAAATATGGCGATAAACCATCAAGTAAATTTTCTCACAGAATGAAAGATGGAAACCCAACCAGTGAcaaatttagaaatgaagctcctGAGTCAAAAAGTGAAAGTTTACCAGATAAAGCAACATTTGAATTCGTCACTAGATTTTTGAAGGAGAGCTGTAAAAATGGTTTGGTCAGTGACtatcaatctttaaaaaataaactcaatgAAAAAGTTAATATTCCATCAGAACTGTTCAGTAAAATGCATGATAAATACTGCAAAAATGTTGATAATAGTTTAAAACAGAACAAACCAACAACTGATAACTTTCAACGTGACGTACCTCAAGCAAAACGTGAGACGTTCACTGTGGATAAGTCAGCAGTGGATATTGTTACCAAGTACTTGAAAGATAACTGTGGGAAAAGTCAAAGTAGCAACAACAAAATGGCACCAGATACCTATCACACCTTAAAAGATGTCGTCAATGAAAAAGTAAAGATCCCACCAGAAACATTTGATAAGATGTATGAGAGGTACTGTAAATTTAGTGATAAAGGTTTCAAATGGGATAGAAATTTCAAGAATGATCAGGTGAAAGGTGACTTTGCTGGCAAAGATAAAGAAAGGCATTCTAAAAGAGCGACCCCTGTGATTAAAGATCGCAAAAAATATGCCGAAAGTGTTGTTGAGATTACAATTATTGATGAATCTGAAAAGAAAGACAAAAGAGAACCAAATGATGCAGGAAAAGACAAAGTTATTTTGCCAACCAACAAGCCTCGTCAATGGACGTTTGCATATAAAAGCACATCCATAACAAATAAAACGAACAAAAATGGAGACTGGTTCATTAAGTCAGGGGAATCAAGGTCTAAAACCAGATG GTCTCACCACAGGAGTGATTGGTTGTTCGACCGAGCTTCCTACCGTCGAAGCAACCCACATCCTCCAAACTGGTTCGCGGGCAGGCGCAAGAATTGGTTCTTCCGACGGGCTTGGGCACGCCAGCAGTGTCGAGAAAACCCTTACGACAGCTGGTGTGAAAGACCCGAGGAGGAAACGGTCACTGTTCCGAAGAAGACCAGCTCAAATCTCAGTTAG